The sequence below is a genomic window from Paenibacillus sp. DCT19.
CCTCTTTGGGCACAAAAGGTAATCTCTGATTATGTGAAGCAAACATTATTGCTTTGATGCGACTGTCCTTATCCTTCAGAGTAAAATACATATGACCGCTGGAGTGATGTGTGAAATTAGAAATCTCTCCGCGTAACCAAACGTCCGACAGGATCTGATCGGACTCCAATTTCATCCGGATATACCGATTCAGATCTTTAATGGAATAGATCTGTTGCTCTGCCACAGACTATCCTATGCCAATTCGTGCGCACGCTTGGCTGCGATTAATGTATTCTGCATCAACATTGTAATCGTCATAGGACCTACGCCGCCTGGAACTGGAGTAATGGGACCAGATACCGTTTTTACACTTTCAAAATCAACATCACCAGCTAGTTTGCCGTTCTCTAGACGGTTCATGCCAACATCAATAACGACTGCACCCGGCTTCACATAATCTGCATCTACAAAATTAGCTCGTCCGATAGCTACCACCAGAATATCAGCCTGGCGTGTAATTTCTTTCATGTTCGCAGTACGTGAATGGCACATGGTCACTGTTGCATTCTCACGTTGAAGAAGCAGGGACACTGGTTTACCAACGATATTACTACGTCCAATAACAACCGCATGCTTACCTGACATTTCCAGACCTGTGCGTTTAATCAGTTCGATTACACCAGCAGGTGTACATGGAAGCAAGCTATCATCACCAATTACAAGGTTTCCCACGTTAACAGGATGGAAGCCATCCACGTCCTTTTCAACGGAAATTGCATCAATGACCGCTTTCTCTTCAATATGCTTCGGCAGTGGCAGTTGAACCAAAATTCCGTTAATGCTGTCCTGATTGTTCAGCTTGTCCACCAATGCTAGCAGATCCTCTTGAGAGGTGCTTTCATCTAGTCGATGTACTTCGGAATAGAAGCCAAGGTCATGACATGCCTTTTCTTTATTACGCACATAAACTTGGGATGCCGGATCTTCCCCGACGAGCACAACTGCCAGACCAGGCACTACCCCCTGTTCGCTAAGCTGCTTTACTTCTGCTGTTATGCCTGCGCGGATCTCTTGGGACACTTCTTTACCATTAATAATAGTTGCTGTCATTGTACTCTCTCCCTTATGCGAATATATCGTGTGTAATACTGATGCTTGAATCAAGACAATTTTTCTTTGAGGGTATTCACTTCTTGAATCATGCGGCCTAGCACACCATTAACAAACTTACCGGATTCATCCGTACCAAAGTGCTTCGACAGCTCAATCGCTTCATTGACTGCAACTTTGGCTGGAACATCTTCACGGAAGACCATCTCAAAAGCCGCAAGACGCAAAATCTGGCGATCAACACGGGACAGACGACTAATCTGCCAACCTTTAAGGTAATCCACAAGCAATCCATCGATAGCTTCTTTTTGGTTCCATGTTCCTTGCACAATGTCCGTTACATAGGTACGCATCGTATCAGCATCACGAATAACTACATCTGTTTCGTTCTCTTCAGCCGCTTCGTTAATCAACATGTTGACCGCCACAGCCGCACTCACTTCGTTCATTTCCATTTGATATAGACTTTGTACTGCAATTTCCCTTGCTAAACGTCTTTTCATGTCCTGCCTCCTGCAACGCTTACTGTTAAGCGTCATCCTGCTTATTTTATAATCATTCAGGGCATTCATACTCCACGTACAGATAACAAAATGCCCTCGATGAGTTAGTGTTAACCCTTTTCACAAAAAAACCTGCAGTACGTTTCCTCCAAAAAACGGGCATATTAAACTAAGCTCTATTTTCGGAAGAAACCTATTGCAGGGCTCAGATGGTTTTTACTTAAACATACGCCAGCGATCTCCCAGCCATTGTCCCCATTCCCTCCAGGGAATAAAAGATCCAAGCTTCGAATCACTTCGTCTGCCTAACGTATAACCGATGAACACCAAAAGTGCAAAGAACAACATATCCCAAAAACCGATCCATACATAAAGAAATCCAAAAAAGATACCAAAGGCAATCCCTAATATTCGGCCTCTGTGACTATCCCATATCTCTCTCCACAGCATCAGTGAAACTCACCTCATTCCACTCGACTCTTGTAGTTAGGCGACTGGGTAACATTAGCAATATATACTGTGACAAAAGAAACCGGAATACCCGTAATCTCCTGTACATGATCATGTATTGCCTTTTGTAGATCGGAAGTCAGTGCAGGGATCGGGCTCTCCCCGTCCACTACTGCACGAATCATAATCTCCAACCCGGACTCCACCACGCGAATGCGTGCTTTTACATCACGAACCCCACGAAAACGCGAAGTCGCCTTCAAACAGAGATTCTCAATCGTCTCCATTGAGATCTGCACATCACCGTATTCTGTACGCTGATCTACAGATGGCAATGAAGCACGTTCACGCCGAACTGAGATATAGAAGAAACGCAAACTCAGGATAAACAAAATCGCTGATGCAACAATTGCTGCAACAATGACGTTCTGTTCCTGCTGGTAATTCAATTCGTAAGGCAGCACTCCACTAATCAGAAGAATAACTGCTGCCGATATTGCTCCAACGCTTATGCTGTATATAAACAACAGAAGCCGATCCAGTATTTTCGCCACGAACTGCACAGCCTCCCTTGCTCACTAACATTGACATCTGTTAATCACCCTTCATCTTCAGTCAGACTTCAGATGAACTCAAGACTTGTCCAAGACGGGATAACCCCGGCAGTTATGCCGGGGGAATCTGCCCTTTGTTATTTGACGCGCTGTGTGTTCACGTCAATTTCTTCCACTTTCTCAGCGTTCTTGAATTGAACATCGTGAATGTGAACATTAACTTCGTTTACACTCAGTCCTGTCATATTCTCAATCGAACGTTTCACGTTTTGCTGAATTTCAGTAGCCACCTGTGGAAGGCGGTATCCATACTCAATAATAACGGAAACATCTACAGCAGCTTCACGCTGTCCTACTTCGACTTTTACACCTTTGGAAAGGTTTTTGCGACCAAGCAATTCAGCAAATCCGCCTGCGAATCCGCCACTCATGCCAGCTACACCTTTTACTTCGACTGTAGCCAGTCCAGCAATGACTTCAATGACTTCAGGTGCGATCTGGATTTCACCGATATCCGTTCGTTCAAATTCTGTCGGTAATGTACTCATAACTGTTCAACACACCTTTCGCGAGATAAGTTTGCGGCAATCCGTGAGGGCGCAGGTACCGAGGTCTACGACCGTCAGATACCGTTCCGATCCGGCTTTACCGGAACTCCTGCATTTTATCTCCGCAAAGCGGGCTTATCCTTTACAGGAGACATGCGCTCTTATTATTAAATACTATATCATTTGGGCTACATTATGACAAACAAGCCCAATATGCATATTAAATCTCGTTTTCCTCAAGAAATTTAATATCGAAGTCCCCACGAATGAACGTTGGATGCTCCAGCAATTTCTGATGGAAAGAGATCGTCGTGGAGATCCCTTCGATTGCAAATTCCGCAAGAGCACGTTTCATTTTGGCTATGGCCTCTTCCCGGTTAGCACCCCATACGATCAATTTTGCGATCATGGAGTCATAGAACGGGGAAATTGTATAACCTGGGTAAGCAGCGCTATCCACGCGTACACCAGGGCCACCCGGTGCCAGATAGAATCCAATCTTACCTGGAGATGGCATGAAATTGCGATCAGGATCTTCAGCATTAATCCGGCATTCGATGGACCAACCGTTGATCACCACATCTTCCTGACGGAATGAAAGTGGATGACCTTCTGCAACCGAGATCATTTCCCGAATTAGATCAACGCCAGTAACCATTTCCGTTACGGGATGCTCTACCTGAATACGTGTGTTCATTTCCATGAAATAGAACTCACCATTTGGGCTGAGTAGGAATTCCAATGTACCTGCTCCAGAATAGTTTACAGCAAGCGCAGCGCGCACTGCAGCGTCTCCCATCAGGGTACGCACTTCTTCGTTTAGGACAGGGCAAGGTGCCTCTTCAACCAGCTTCTGACGGCGACGTTGAACGGAGCAGTCACGCTCACCAAGGTGTACTGCGTTGCCATGCTTGTCCGCGATGATCTGAATTTCAACGTGCTTCATGCCCGTCAAGAATTTTTCGAGATACACGCCAGCATTACCAAACGCCTTCTGTGCTTCTTGCTGAGCTGCAGTAATTTGTTTAACCAGCGACTCTTCATCCTCAGCAATACGAATCCCTTTACCTCCACCACCTGCGGTAGCTTTGATAATGACCGGGTAACCGATATCACGGCTGATCATCACCGCTTCTTCGATGCTTTCGACGAGTCCGTCAGATCCAGGAATAACCGGAACTCCCGCGTCCTTCATCGTTTGCTTCGCAACTGCCTTATCTCCCATTTTGGTAATAGCCTCTGGAGATGGGCCGATAAACGTAATATTGCAAGACTCGCAAATCTCTGCAAAGTCAGCGTTCTCTGCCAAGAATCCATACCCTGGGTGAACGGCGTCACACTCAGTAAGCGTGGCTACACTCATAATGTTGGTAAAATTCAAATAGCTGTCCTTAGACAACGTTGGGCCGATACAATACGCCTCATCCGCTAGACGTACATGCAGTGAATCTTTATCTGCTTCTGAATAAACGGCTACCGTTGAAATACCGACCTCACGGCACGCACGAATAATACGAACCGCAATCTCGCCACGGTTTGCAATCAGTATTTTTTGAAATTTCATTTCGTTATTGTCCTCCTTCGAAGCTCATGCGGTTGCCAATCTCGGGCAATAAACGTTATTCCGGTTTAACCAAGAACAGAGGTTGTCCGTATTCAACAAGCTGTCCATTCTCAACCAGCACTTCAACGATTTCTCCCTTGATGTCAGCATCAAGCTCGTTCATCAGCTTCATCGCTTCAATGATACAAACCGTTGTTTTTTCGGTAACTTTATCACCAGCGCTTACAAAAGGACCTGCTTCCGGAGAAGAAGCTCTGTAAAAAGTACCCACCATCGGAGATACGATTTTATGTAAATGGCTTGTAGTATCGGCTTGTGGTGCAGTTTCAGTAACCACTGCAGCAGGTTGCACCTGTGGAGCAGCAGTAACAACTTGAGGTTGCACAGCAGCTGCTTGAACATATTCCGTTTTACCCGGTTTGCGTATAGAGAGACGTGATCCCTCATTTTCAATTTCCAACTCCTGAACGGAACTTTCATCTACCAGTTTGATCAATTCTTTGATCTCGCTCAATTTAAACATTAGCATTATTCACTCCTTCGGCATCATGCCAGTCTCACTTAGACGGTCATATGGCTTTATGTATTATATCATAATCGTTAAAAATGGAAAGAGCCCGGGACTTTAACAAGCTCCCAGGCCTCTACTCCAGCCCTTACCTTACTGTTCTGTCACGTATTGAACACTGATTTTATTCTGTGTGACAGCCAGTTCCTTCATCACCAAATCCACAATGGATACCGCTTGTTTTACATCCAGTTTGTCACTAAGCACTACGACTTTATACTTATCTTCGTTTTCTTCAATAATCGCATTGGAGAATTGCTGGGAGAGCGTCTCTTCAATTCCGTTAATCTTAGCTGTTCTCTCTTCAAGTTCACGGAGCTGCTCCGTAGCTTTAGCGTTCTCTTCTGGTGTTTTGCTGAGATCTCCAGCGATGGTCATGAGCTCCTCATATTTTTGATTGTTGCTTTCTTCCCGCTGCCATTGATAGTTTTGGAACTGACTGCTAGCCGACACTGCTGTGTTCTGCTCTTCCATCTCTTTCAGAACTTCCTCATCCGTTTTAGCTGCATTCCCCTCTGTTGCTCCACTTGCATCAGGGCTAGCTGTTGTTCCTTTGTCTGTTTCCTTACCTGGCTCACTCTTACCCTCATTCGATTCTGCAGCAGGGGTCTTGCCCGGCTCTGCCGTTCCCTTACCTTCGGTGGCCGCTGGATCATTCGTTTCGGCTGTCGTACCTTCCGTTACTGTTGCATCCGTTTCATCAACTTCTCCGCCAGTAACAACTTCGTTCACAACCAATCCCTCTGTTGGATCCAGAATACCTGCTGTCTCTGTCGCCTCATCTTGCTTCATTCCATCTACTTGCTGGCTATCGGCAACAGGTGGATTTACAGGACCCGAGTCTTCTGTAAAGAGGTAATATGCAGACAAAATAACCATCAGACTGAGCATAGATACAAGCCATACCGTTTGGCGTTTGTTATTCATTAATACTTCCTCCTCGAATAAATTCAATCTTGAGTTAGTTGATTACAATTGGATCATCGATCCTGGTTAGTCCTGCTTGCGCGGTACAACCGAGATACGGTAAGCCGCCACATTCAACCCTTTTTCCACAGCATCGGTAATCAGATCCTTCACAACTTTGTTCTCTGCACCTTTGGCTACAACAAGCACTCCACGAATTTGTGGTTTCAGTTTCTTGGTCACAATCGGTGTCTGATCCCCTGAAATTTCATAAGTAATAATCTCGCCATCCCTGGTGTACTGGGTCATGTGCCTTTTACCCCACTGGCATCCGTCTCTTCTGTTAGCTGCTGAGAGTCTTTCACATTGCGCTGAACCACTAATTCCTCCGTTGAATCGACTGTAACCATGACATCGACTGTTCCCACACCAACGATGTTCTCGAGCACACTCTTGATCTTGTCCTCAAATGCCATCTCGATTGCCTGAAAAGGGTTTGGATCTGTCAAGTCATTCTGCATCGTTGCCATGGATGTTGCTGGATCAGGAGGTTCCCGGCCGATATTTTCCGTATCAATCTGTTTGACGTTAACAAATGAATTGAACAGCATGATACCAACGCCGATTAACCCCAATATAATGAGCCATCGAAACGTTTGACTACGCCGACCTCCATCTTCTCCGCCGCCCAGCCACACCTCAATTTTTTTAAGCCACTTTCTCACCGCACACCCTCCTTCTTATAACGCATGCGCGTTCTTTTGTTCTTTTACCTGTACCTGACTCGCATCGATATCCCATTTTTCCGTCAACAGCGTTATAATCTGTACGGCATGCTCCGAGCGTGATGAAGCTATATCCCCGCCTTGAGGCTGAGTAAGTGTTTCCTGACTACCGGCAACCGGTTCAGCATCCGCATCTACCGTATTTCCATGGACATCTGGCTGCCCTGAAGGGGAGCTAACGGAAGATTGCTCATCCGTCCTCACCTTAATCTGAACCGAAGGAATGTGAATGGTACCAATTTGAATCGGCTCCTGCTTGAATGAGGATTCACCTGTTGCCTGAGCTTGGTCTTGTTCGAACACAGAAGCACTGTCAGCTTCGCCTTCGTTACGTTCAGCGTTAATCCCTATTGCCTCCGGCTGACCGCTCATTTCGACCATAACACGTTGGATCACTGGTAAATGTACTGGAGAGGCGACTTCGGATTCCGGTTGAACCTTATCCATCAGGAGCTTCACCTCCACAGACTGAACACGTTCCCCCGTGCTTTGTTCAATCTGGTCTTTCATTACCTTGGCTAACTCTTTCGCTGTCCACGCTAAAGATTGCTCCTGCTCATTCAGCTGAAGGCGTTTCCCCTGTGCTAATATCTGCTCTAAGGTGGCATTCCCCTCCGATGGAGATTCCATAGCCGTCATTGCCCGCTTGAGTTCATTAACTGGGTCGCTCTTGAGCAACTTAGTTATAGGCGATAGGAGGGTAAGCAGGATAAGGAGGCTCAGCACAAGCTTGACGTAACGCTCCATCGAACGATTGGGCAATAACATATCCACAAACGTTGCGAGCAAAACGATCATGATTACTTCCTGGAGCCAGTTGCTCAGCCACCCCATCCTTTTCAGCTCCTTTCTGCGTATTGTTGCGTCATCTCATCATGACGGTCAGGTTCCCTGCTGTGAGCAGGATGGTGATTGCTAAGAAAAACATAAGTCCGACAGCAGCTAGCGCTGCGAACACGTAAATCATTGATTTTCCAATCGCTTGTAAACATCCAACGATCGGTGTATCACCTAGTGGCTGCATGATTGCTCCAGTAATGTTATATATGAGTGCAAGGGCTAAAATTTTGAGTGCAGGGAAGGCACACAAAAACAGAATAATGATGACCCCCGTAAGACCAATTGCGTTTTTCACCAGCAGCGAAGCTGTAATGACCGTGTCTGTCGCATCTGCAAATGTCCTGCCTACGACGGGAACAAAGTTGCCTGCGATGTATTTGGCTGCCTTTAAACTGACACCGTCAGCAACAGAGCCTGATGCTCCCTGCACCGAAATTACACCTAGAAACATCGTTAGCAGAATGCCGAGCAAGGCAACGCTGATATTACGTAGCAGGTCTGCAAGCTGTGTAAGCTTGTACTTATCCGATAACGAACTGACAAGGTGCAACACCGCTGAGAAGAAAAGCAACGGAAATACCAGCATGTGAATTAATGTGCTCACCAGGTGAATCATGAAGATAATCAGCGGATGAGTCACCGAGACGGTCACCACATTCCCCATCGACGCTAGTAACGTGAAGAGCAGGGGAACCATCGCCATCATAAAACTCACCATGCCCTCAATGGCGTCTTTGGCATAACCT
It includes:
- the accC gene encoding acetyl-CoA carboxylase biotin carboxylase subunit encodes the protein MKFQKILIANRGEIAVRIIRACREVGISTVAVYSEADKDSLHVRLADEAYCIGPTLSKDSYLNFTNIMSVATLTECDAVHPGYGFLAENADFAEICESCNITFIGPSPEAITKMGDKAVAKQTMKDAGVPVIPGSDGLVESIEEAVMISRDIGYPVIIKATAGGGGKGIRIAEDEESLVKQITAAQQEAQKAFGNAGVYLEKFLTGMKHVEIQIIADKHGNAVHLGERDCSVQRRRQKLVEEAPCPVLNEEVRTLMGDAAVRAALAVNYSGAGTLEFLLSPNGEFYFMEMNTRIQVEHPVTEMVTGVDLIREMISVAEGHPLSFRQEDVVINGWSIECRINAEDPDRNFMPSPGKIGFYLAPGGPGVRVDSAAYPGYTISPFYDSMIAKLIVWGANREEAIAKMKRALAEFAIEGISTTISFHQKLLEHPTFIRGDFDIKFLEENEI
- the spoIIIAE gene encoding stage III sporulation protein AE; translation: MKYNHFKPQWSLTLVLMLCFLFAMVGHVTASAPSGEWMQQQADQLPKDQVEKYWDQLMGQYGGFFPEGKTPSFMDMLIPGNEGFSLKSVFIAIGTFMLHEILYNGKLLVTIVMLSVLSMILETLQTAFEKNNISKIAYSICYMVIIVIAINSFSVAIGYAKDAIEGMVSFMMAMVPLLFTLLASMGNVVTVSVTHPLIIFMIHLVSTLIHMLVFPLLFFSAVLHLVSSLSDKYKLTQLADLLRNISVALLGILLTMFLGVISVQGASGSVADGVSLKAAKYIAGNFVPVVGRTFADATDTVITASLLVKNAIGLTGVIIILFLCAFPALKILALALIYNITGAIMQPLGDTPIVGCLQAIGKSMIYVFAALAAVGLMFFLAITILLTAGNLTVMMR
- a CDS encoding DUF2273 domain-containing protein, with the translated sequence MLWREIWDSHRGRILGIAFGIFFGFLYVWIGFWDMLFFALLVFIGYTLGRRSDSKLGSFIPWREWGQWLGDRWRMFK
- the accB gene encoding acetyl-CoA carboxylase biotin carboxyl carrier protein, whose protein sequence is MFKLSEIKELIKLVDESSVQELEIENEGSRLSIRKPGKTEYVQAAAVQPQVVTAAPQVQPAAVVTETAPQADTTSHLHKIVSPMVGTFYRASSPEAGPFVSAGDKVTEKTTVCIIEAMKLMNELDADIKGEIVEVLVENGQLVEYGQPLFLVKPE
- the folD gene encoding bifunctional methylenetetrahydrofolate dehydrogenase/methenyltetrahydrofolate cyclohydrolase FolD — translated: MTATIINGKEVSQEIRAGITAEVKQLSEQGVVPGLAVVLVGEDPASQVYVRNKEKACHDLGFYSEVHRLDESTSQEDLLALVDKLNNQDSINGILVQLPLPKHIEEKAVIDAISVEKDVDGFHPVNVGNLVIGDDSLLPCTPAGVIELIKRTGLEMSGKHAVVIGRSNIVGKPVSLLLQRENATVTMCHSRTANMKEITRQADILVVAIGRANFVDADYVKPGAVVIDVGMNRLENGKLAGDVDFESVKTVSGPITPVPGGVGPMTITMLMQNTLIAAKRAHELA
- a CDS encoding SpoIIIAH-like family protein; amino-acid sequence: MNNKRQTVWLVSMLSLMVILSAYYLFTEDSGPVNPPVADSQQVDGMKQDEATETAGILDPTEGLVVNEVVTGGEVDETDATVTEGTTAETNDPAATEGKGTAEPGKTPAAESNEGKSEPGKETDKGTTASPDASGATEGNAAKTDEEVLKEMEEQNTAVSASSQFQNYQWQREESNNQKYEELMTIAGDLSKTPEENAKATEQLRELEERTAKINGIEETLSQQFSNAIIEENEDKYKVVVLSDKLDVKQAVSIVDLVMKELAVTQNKISVQYVTEQ
- the amaP gene encoding alkaline shock response membrane anchor protein AmaP produces the protein MAKILDRLLLFIYSISVGAISAAVILLISGVLPYELNYQQEQNVIVAAIVASAILFILSLRFFYISVRRERASLPSVDQRTEYGDVQISMETIENLCLKATSRFRGVRDVKARIRVVESGLEIMIRAVVDGESPIPALTSDLQKAIHDHVQEITGIPVSFVTVYIANVTQSPNYKSRVE
- the spoIIIAF gene encoding stage III sporulation protein AF — encoded protein: MGWLSNWLQEVIMIVLLATFVDMLLPNRSMERYVKLVLSLLILLTLLSPITKLLKSDPVNELKRAMTAMESPSEGNATLEQILAQGKRLQLNEQEQSLAWTAKELAKVMKDQIEQSTGERVQSVEVKLLMDKVQPESEVASPVHLPVIQRVMVEMSGQPEAIGINAERNEGEADSASVFEQDQAQATGESSFKQEPIQIGTIHIPSVQIKVRTDEQSSVSSPSGQPDVHGNTVDADAEPVAGSQETLTQPQGGDIASSRSEHAVQIITLLTEKWDIDASQVQVKEQKNAHAL
- a CDS encoding Asp23/Gls24 family envelope stress response protein, producing MSTLPTEFERTDIGEIQIAPEVIEVIAGLATVEVKGVAGMSGGFAGGFAELLGRKNLSKGVKVEVGQREAAVDVSVIIEYGYRLPQVATEIQQNVKRSIENMTGLSVNEVNVHIHDVQFKNAEKVEEIDVNTQRVK
- the nusB gene encoding transcription antitermination factor NusB yields the protein MKRRLAREIAVQSLYQMEMNEVSAAVAVNMLINEAAEENETDVVIRDADTMRTYVTDIVQGTWNQKEAIDGLLVDYLKGWQISRLSRVDRQILRLAAFEMVFREDVPAKVAVNEAIELSKHFGTDESGKFVNGVLGRMIQEVNTLKEKLS